The Tachyglossus aculeatus isolate mTacAcu1 chromosome 7, mTacAcu1.pri, whole genome shotgun sequence genome includes a region encoding these proteins:
- the ASB1 gene encoding ankyrin repeat and SOCS box protein 1, whose translation MAEGRCGSGGPGAGPGGGPGAGPAGSGPSGGGAGGAPGPGSRRAAPSGASSGSAGRNLKEWLREQFCDHPIEHCEDTRLHDAAYVGDLQTIRSLLQEESFQSRINEKSVWCCGWLPCTPLRIAATAGHGHCVDFLIQKGAEIDLVDVKGQTALYVAVVNGHLECAQILLEAGADPNGSHHHRSTPVYHAARVGRADILKELIRYGADVDVNHHLASRIPAASSRRLTSLVVCPLYISAAYHNLQCFRLLLQAGANPDFNCHGSVDIQGLCRGSPVCVMDAVLRHGCEAAFVSLLVDFGADLNLVKWESLNAESGGRTKVDPEALQIFKEARSGPRTLLNLCRVAVRRALGKYRLHLMPSLPVPDPIKQFLLYEQS comes from the exons ATGGCGGAAGGCAGGTGCGGGAGCGGCGGTCCGGGCGCTGGTCCGGGCGGCGGTCCGGGCGCCGGTCCCGCGGGCTCGGGGCCCTCGGGCGGGGGTGCGGGCGGGGCCCCCGGGCCCGGGTCCCGGCGGGCCGCCCCGTCCGGCGCCTCCAGCGGCAGTGCAG GTCGGAACCTGAAGGAGTGGCTGAGAGAGCAGTTCTGTGACCACCCCATCGAACACTGTGAGGACACAAGGCTGCATGATGCCGCCTACGTGGGAGACCTGCAGACCATCAGGAGTCTGCTGCAGGAGGAAAGCTTCCAAAG CCGCATCAACGAGAAGTCGGTGTGGTGCTGCGGCTGGCTTCCCTGCACACCGCTGCGCATCGCCGCCACGGCGGGCCACGGCCACTGCGTGGACTTCCTCATCCAGAAAGGGGCTGAGATCGACCTGGTGGACGTGAAGGGCCAGACCGCCCTGTACGTGGCCGTGGTCAACGGGCACCTGGAGTGCGCCCAGATCCTCCTGGAGGCCGGTGCGGACCCCAATGGCAGCCACCACCACCGCAGCACCCCCGTGTACCACGCCGCCCGCGTCGGGAGGGCCGACATCCTCAAGGAACTCATAAG gTACGGGGCCGACGTGGACGTGAACCACCACTTGGCTTCTCGAATCCCCGCAGCTTCCTCTCGACGCCTCACTTCCCTGGTGGTCTGCCCGCTGTACATCAGCGCAGCCTACCATAACCTCCAGTGCTTCAGGCTCCTTCTCCAGGCCGGGGCCAATCCCGACTTCAACTGTCACGGCTCCGTCGACATCCAGGGCCTCTGCAGGGGCTCCCCCGTGTGTGTCATGGATGCCGTGCTGCGTCACGGCTGTGAGGCCGCGTtcgtcagcctccttgttgacttcgGTGCCGACCTGAACCTGGTGaagtgggagtccctcaatgCCGAGTCCGGGGGAAGGACAAAAGTGGACCCAGAAGCGCTACAGATCTTCAAGGAAGCCAGGA GTGGCCCTAGGACCTTACTGAATTTGTGTCGTGTGGCAGTGAGAAGAGCCCTGGGTAAATACCGACTGCATCTGATGCCCTCTTTGCCTGTTCCAGACCCCATCAAGCAGTTTTTACTGTATGAGCAGAGCTAA